One genomic segment of Fervidobacterium pennivorans includes these proteins:
- a CDS encoding MBL fold metallo-hydrolase: MVKKVTENVYLIEHEEAANNVIIIGKKGVVLIDTSLFPEKAKSIAKFVRDFTMKNISLVFNTHYHPDHTFGNVAFDVPILAHELTRRKMEQFDASYFESLGIEYTEPKLPDVLFQDLFEYEDGLKILFIHGPGHTPDSSYVYIPSESVLITGDSVINDIHPEIVSDSNLNVWLKTLDSMPQAKYVIPGHGDYGSHDSVKKMRDYIDKIRRLINGELSPYELESDPNFVERKHAEMLEWGIKNLMAE, from the coding sequence GTGGTAAAAAAAGTTACTGAAAATGTGTATTTAATCGAGCACGAAGAAGCTGCGAATAACGTAATAATCATAGGGAAAAAAGGTGTTGTCTTGATTGATACGTCACTTTTCCCAGAAAAGGCAAAGAGCATAGCAAAGTTTGTTCGTGACTTTACGATGAAAAATATAAGCCTTGTTTTTAATACACATTACCATCCAGACCATACGTTTGGAAATGTCGCTTTCGACGTTCCTATTTTAGCACACGAACTTACAAGAAGAAAAATGGAGCAATTTGATGCTTCGTATTTTGAGAGTCTGGGTATTGAGTACACTGAACCCAAACTGCCCGATGTACTCTTTCAGGACCTGTTTGAATATGAAGATGGCTTAAAGATACTCTTTATCCACGGACCAGGACATACCCCAGACTCATCATATGTATATATTCCTAGCGAATCAGTCTTAATCACCGGTGATAGTGTGATTAATGATATACACCCAGAGATAGTTAGTGACAGCAACTTGAACGTATGGTTGAAGACCTTAGATAGCATGCCACAAGCGAAATACGTAATTCCAGGTCATGGTGATTACGGTTCCCATGATAGTGTGAAAAAAATGAGAGATTACATCGATAAAATAAGAAGGCTTATAAACGGTGAACTCAGCCCATATGAGCTCGAATCTGACCCGAATTTCGTCGAACGAAAACACGCAGAGATGCTCGAATGGGGTATCAAAAACCTTATGGCTGAATAG
- a CDS encoding polysaccharide pyruvyl transferase family protein produces MKVLLSGYYGYGNLGDELMRMGMEDFLKRYKIDYTIALPKRVSKDSVSRFNLLEIIGAIFDADALIYGGGGLLQDVTSTRSFLYYVTTIYISLLMGKPVILFGNSFGPVKKPLNRFLLRKTIKNGKVYPFPRDLVSYRYAKRLNKHTELSCDPSVRYLATIQTLPEKTFEAVLVPRKVENIGKYDCLKRHFEKVIVCPVQYSDVETAKKIAQRLDAEVIDNPNDIQNVLSIILSSKFIISERFHPTLIAAYFGIPFISLENSKAERFFKKYTDRREFFAKDMLEFPQRYEKIVSAPLYLKTQMDKECEESFKKLYKILIRIKTLNIT; encoded by the coding sequence TTGAAAGTACTGCTATCAGGTTACTATGGATATGGTAATTTAGGCGACGAACTAATGAGAATGGGAATGGAAGATTTTCTAAAAAGATACAAAATAGATTATACTATTGCACTTCCAAAAAGAGTTAGCAAAGACTCTGTTTCACGTTTTAACTTGCTTGAAATCATAGGGGCTATATTTGACGCTGATGCACTCATATACGGCGGCGGTGGGCTACTTCAAGATGTAACAAGCACAAGAAGTTTTTTATACTACGTTACAACAATCTACATTAGCCTGTTAATGGGAAAGCCGGTTATACTGTTTGGTAACAGTTTTGGACCCGTAAAAAAGCCCCTCAACCGCTTCCTGCTCAGAAAGACCATAAAAAATGGTAAAGTATATCCTTTTCCGAGGGATTTGGTTTCTTACAGATACGCCAAAAGACTAAACAAACATACCGAACTCTCGTGCGACCCATCGGTTAGATACCTGGCAACTATTCAAACACTTCCTGAAAAAACATTTGAAGCGGTACTTGTGCCAAGAAAAGTAGAAAACATTGGAAAGTATGATTGCCTGAAAAGGCACTTTGAAAAGGTTATCGTCTGTCCGGTTCAGTACAGCGATGTTGAAACAGCCAAGAAAATAGCGCAAAGACTTGACGCAGAGGTTATTGATAACCCGAACGACATACAAAACGTTCTTTCAATAATTTTATCGTCCAAGTTTATCATATCTGAAAGGTTCCATCCCACACTTATTGCTGCTTACTTTGGCATTCCATTCATCTCATTGGAGAATTCAAAAGCAGAGAGGTTTTTCAAAAAATATACAGACAGAAGAGAGTTCTTTGCTAAAGATATGTTGGAGTTCCCGCAGAGGTATGAAAAAATTGTCTCAGCTCCTTTATATCTGAAAACGCAAATGGATAAAGAATGCGAAGAATCGTTTAAAAAGTTGTATAAAATACTTATAAGAATCAAAACCTTAAACATAACATAG
- the nuoF gene encoding NADH-quinone oxidoreductase subunit NuoF: protein MTPITVLVSVDSNSILLGAREFANYLRTLIKDYNLDSLVSVLETVAIGAYDGVVMHVLPDDVYYVVKSKEHVKKIVEEHLLKGRQVWDLTVDKSKLKPGEKFQVKEYRIVTRNIGVIDPKNIEEYIARDGYFALSKALQMKPEEIINEIKASGLRGRGGAGFPTGLKWEFTAKAQSDQKYIVCNADEGEPGTFKDRLIMEGDPHTVIEAMIIAGYAVGATKGYIYIRGEYYNSVENLRKAIKDAYEYGFLGENILGSGFNFDLTVRLGAGAYVCGEETALLESIEGKAGRPRLKPPYPPQVGLFGKPTVINNVETLANVPQIILNGAEWFRSIGTPNSPGTKVFCLAGDVNRRGMVELPMGVTVREVLYGFGGGIKGGRELKMVQTGGLAGTFIRPDKLDTPLDYDSMKNYGVSLGSGVILAIDDTHCAVDIALNVMEFFRHESCGKCTPCREGTKVACDILERMTRFQATEEDLKYLEQIAYVTADASFCGLGQSINVPLLSLINNFRDEFIAHVKDKTCAVGLCKEVKPKKATVK, encoded by the coding sequence ATGACACCAATTACCGTTCTGGTTTCTGTAGATAGTAACAGTATTCTTTTAGGAGCGAGAGAATTTGCAAACTATTTGAGAACATTGATAAAAGATTATAATCTCGATTCCCTTGTGAGTGTTTTAGAAACAGTGGCAATAGGGGCATACGATGGTGTTGTTATGCATGTTCTACCGGATGATGTTTATTACGTCGTCAAGTCAAAAGAGCATGTAAAAAAGATAGTGGAAGAACATTTACTCAAAGGTAGGCAGGTTTGGGATTTGACAGTTGATAAATCTAAGCTAAAGCCCGGTGAAAAATTCCAAGTCAAAGAATATAGAATTGTCACAAGGAATATAGGTGTCATCGATCCCAAGAACATAGAAGAGTACATTGCAAGAGACGGTTACTTTGCGCTTTCCAAAGCGCTCCAAATGAAACCCGAAGAAATCATAAACGAAATAAAAGCAAGTGGGTTACGTGGCCGTGGTGGTGCAGGCTTCCCGACCGGATTGAAATGGGAGTTCACAGCAAAAGCTCAATCAGACCAGAAATACATAGTCTGCAACGCTGACGAAGGTGAACCAGGAACATTCAAAGACAGGTTGATAATGGAAGGTGATCCACACACAGTAATCGAGGCAATGATTATAGCAGGATATGCTGTTGGAGCAACGAAAGGATACATATACATACGCGGTGAGTATTATAATTCCGTGGAGAACTTGAGAAAAGCGATTAAAGACGCATACGAATACGGTTTCCTTGGTGAAAACATCCTTGGCAGTGGTTTTAATTTCGACTTGACTGTCAGACTTGGTGCTGGTGCGTACGTATGTGGAGAAGAGACTGCGTTACTCGAGTCGATAGAAGGTAAAGCAGGTAGGCCGAGGTTGAAACCTCCTTATCCACCTCAGGTAGGTCTATTCGGCAAACCTACGGTGATAAATAATGTGGAGACATTGGCGAATGTTCCACAGATAATACTGAACGGTGCGGAATGGTTCAGAAGCATAGGAACTCCTAACTCGCCAGGTACAAAGGTTTTCTGCCTTGCTGGGGATGTTAACAGGCGTGGAATGGTGGAATTACCCATGGGTGTTACCGTTAGAGAAGTGCTCTATGGATTTGGTGGAGGAATAAAAGGCGGAAGAGAATTGAAGATGGTCCAAACGGGAGGGCTAGCTGGAACATTCATCCGACCAGATAAACTTGATACACCACTCGATTATGATTCAATGAAAAACTATGGTGTCAGCCTTGGCTCAGGTGTTATACTTGCAATTGATGATACACATTGTGCTGTGGATATCGCTTTGAACGTCATGGAATTCTTCAGACACGAATCTTGTGGTAAATGTACTCCGTGTAGGGAAGGAACAAAAGTTGCATGCGATATTCTTGAAAGAATGACGAGATTCCAGGCAACTGAAGAGGATTTGAAATACCTTGAGCAGATAGCTTATGTTACGGCGGATGCCTCGTTCTGTGGATTAGGGCAGAGCATTAATGTGCCGTTGCTTTCGTTGATAAACAACTTCAGAGATGAATTCATTGCACATGTAAAAGATAAAACGTGTGCAGTCGGACTTTGTAAAGAAGTGAAGCCCAAGAAAGCAACTGTTAAATAA
- a CDS encoding complex I 24 kDa subunit family protein, which yields MDRATLRNIIDELKSEQLEEQDILIYLLHKVQDYYQSHYIPPEVGEMIAEELNVPPSKVYEVLTFYTMFSTKPRGKYIIRVCTSLPCHVPGGREIVEYLKKKLGVNFGETTKDGLFTLEETGCLGLCGVSPVIMINDQYYGDLTVEKVEEIIESLKGGDEK from the coding sequence GTGGATCGCGCGACTTTAAGAAATATCATCGATGAGTTGAAAAGTGAGCAACTTGAAGAGCAAGATATACTAATTTACTTGCTTCATAAGGTCCAAGATTACTACCAAAGTCATTACATACCACCTGAAGTAGGCGAAATGATAGCTGAAGAACTCAACGTCCCACCTTCAAAGGTCTACGAAGTGCTGACCTTCTACACGATGTTCTCCACAAAACCCAGAGGAAAGTATATCATCCGTGTTTGCACCAGTTTGCCCTGCCATGTACCTGGAGGACGGGAAATTGTTGAGTATTTGAAAAAGAAACTCGGTGTGAACTTCGGTGAAACTACAAAAGATGGGCTCTTCACACTGGAAGAAACCGGTTGTCTTGGATTGTGTGGGGTGTCTCCAGTGATAATGATTAATGACCAATACTATGGCGATTTAACAGTAGAAAAAGTTGAAGAGATTATCGAGAGCCTCAAGGGCGGTGATGAGAAATGA
- the nuoF gene encoding NADH-quinone oxidoreductase subunit NuoF — translation MALKTNTILICAGGGCISAGEESVKQAFERKLKEYGLDSVVSIVETGCMGACSLGPLAVIYPDGVYYQKLTPKAAEKIVEEHILKGRVVPEYLFEGEKEKLTIQEKTSTEIPFFAKQVKIALRNVGVIDPLSIEEYIARDGYFALHKALTQMTPEEVIKEIKDSGLRGRGGAGFPTGLKWELARQQKSDVKYMICNADEGDPGAFMDRSILEGDPHSIVEAMTIAGYAIGAQKGFVYVRAEYPLAIERLQRAIEMAHEYGFLGENIFGTGFSFDIEIRIGAGAFVCGEETALMHSIEGKRGQPRVKPPFPVQKGLWGKPTVINNVETLALVPPIILKGASWFRQYGTEKSPGTKVFALAGKIKNTGLVEVPMGITLRELLYDIGGGHPQGKQIKAVQTGGPSGGVIPAEFFDTPVDYESLGKLGAIMGSGGMIVLDEDDCMVDVAKFFLEFTVDESCGKCTPCREGTKVMYDILDRITKGEGTMEDIEKLEQLAQVIKDSSLCGLGQTAPNPVLSTLKYYRHEYEAHVKEGKCLAKKCKAFISYVIDSEKCVGCTACARVCPVNAIHGEVRKVHEIDQEACVRCGSCIEVCRFGAISKVTPAIVGSVTK, via the coding sequence GTGGCGCTTAAGACTAATACAATACTAATCTGTGCTGGTGGTGGCTGTATATCCGCTGGCGAAGAGAGTGTAAAACAGGCTTTTGAGAGAAAGTTAAAAGAATATGGGCTTGACTCCGTAGTTTCGATTGTTGAGACCGGTTGTATGGGTGCATGTAGTTTGGGTCCACTTGCAGTTATTTACCCAGATGGAGTCTATTATCAAAAACTCACACCGAAGGCGGCAGAGAAAATAGTAGAGGAGCACATATTAAAAGGTCGTGTTGTTCCCGAATATCTGTTTGAAGGAGAAAAAGAAAAACTTACAATACAGGAAAAAACATCAACAGAAATCCCGTTCTTCGCCAAGCAAGTCAAAATAGCTCTGAGAAACGTTGGGGTCATTGACCCACTGAGTATTGAAGAATACATTGCACGAGATGGTTATTTTGCACTGCACAAGGCACTCACACAGATGACACCAGAGGAAGTTATAAAAGAAATTAAGGACAGCGGTTTGAGAGGTAGAGGTGGAGCGGGATTCCCAACAGGTTTAAAATGGGAATTAGCAAGACAGCAGAAATCAGATGTTAAATACATGATTTGTAACGCTGACGAGGGTGACCCAGGAGCTTTCATGGATAGGTCTATCCTCGAAGGTGACCCACATTCAATAGTTGAGGCAATGACTATTGCTGGATATGCGATAGGTGCGCAAAAAGGGTTTGTCTATGTGCGAGCGGAATACCCACTTGCAATTGAACGACTTCAAAGAGCAATAGAAATGGCACACGAGTATGGCTTCCTTGGAGAAAACATCTTCGGAACTGGTTTTTCGTTCGATATCGAAATAAGAATTGGTGCAGGAGCATTTGTGTGTGGTGAAGAAACGGCTTTGATGCACTCGATTGAAGGAAAACGCGGTCAGCCAAGAGTCAAGCCTCCGTTCCCTGTTCAAAAAGGTCTTTGGGGCAAGCCTACGGTCATAAACAATGTTGAAACACTTGCGCTTGTTCCACCAATAATTCTCAAAGGAGCTTCATGGTTCAGACAATACGGAACTGAAAAGTCACCTGGAACGAAGGTATTTGCACTTGCGGGTAAGATTAAAAACACAGGTCTTGTCGAAGTACCAATGGGAATCACACTAAGGGAGCTACTTTACGATATTGGAGGAGGTCATCCACAAGGAAAGCAGATAAAGGCTGTCCAAACGGGTGGACCAAGTGGTGGAGTTATCCCGGCCGAGTTCTTTGATACTCCTGTGGACTATGAATCGCTTGGTAAACTCGGAGCCATAATGGGTTCTGGTGGTATGATTGTGCTTGACGAAGACGATTGTATGGTAGATGTTGCAAAATTCTTCTTGGAATTCACAGTTGATGAGTCTTGTGGTAAATGTACACCGTGTCGTGAAGGAACAAAGGTCATGTACGATATACTCGACAGAATCACAAAAGGCGAAGGAACGATGGAGGATATAGAAAAGCTCGAGCAATTAGCTCAGGTGATAAAAGACTCATCCTTGTGTGGTCTTGGTCAAACTGCACCAAATCCAGTTTTGTCGACACTCAAATACTACAGGCACGAATACGAAGCACATGTGAAAGAAGGGAAATGCCTGGCTAAGAAATGTAAAGCTTTCATAAGCTACGTGATAGATTCAGAGAAGTGTGTAGGTTGTACCGCGTGTGCAAGAGTATGTCCAGTAAATGCAATACACGGTGAAGTAAGAAAGGTTCACGAAATCGACCAAGAAGCATGCGTGAGGTGCGGTAGCTGTATCGAAGTTTGTAGATTCGGAGCTATAAGCAAAGTAACGCCAGCAATAGTGGGAAGCGTTACGAAGTAA
- a CDS encoding (2Fe-2S) ferredoxin domain-containing protein, which translates to MVEIHVCVVGCCKENGGLNIRDEFLRLAKQMGFQEEVKIVEAECLGTCKYRPSVMVTDGEKKYYYGMMNTDVVKDILKYHLGLIKDTKTFENNLVKVETDK; encoded by the coding sequence ATGGTAGAAATTCACGTTTGTGTAGTAGGCTGCTGCAAAGAAAATGGAGGTTTGAACATACGCGATGAGTTTTTAAGACTGGCAAAACAGATGGGATTTCAAGAAGAGGTTAAGATTGTGGAAGCCGAATGCTTGGGAACATGCAAATACAGACCATCCGTGATGGTTACTGACGGTGAAAAGAAATACTATTATGGGATGATGAACACCGACGTAGTTAAAGATATCCTCAAATACCATCTGGGACTGATAAAAGATACAAAGACGTTCGAAAATAATTTAGTGAAAGTGGAAACGGATAAGTAA
- a CDS encoding (2Fe-2S) ferredoxin domain-containing protein: MSKVKSLEELMKIKEQALQNIKMRESGKRGKIVVAMGTCGIAAGAKDTLKAIVEYLNEMKIDDIAVVQSGCMGLCEVEPTIEVALEGQEPIVYGNVTPENAKRIIQSHVLEGKVVSDLVVKRGEV; this comes from the coding sequence ATGAGTAAAGTAAAGAGCTTGGAAGAATTAATGAAAATTAAAGAACAGGCACTTCAAAATATCAAGATGAGAGAATCAGGAAAAAGAGGAAAGATTGTTGTCGCGATGGGCACATGCGGAATTGCAGCAGGTGCAAAGGATACGTTGAAAGCGATTGTTGAGTATCTAAACGAAATGAAAATAGACGACATTGCGGTTGTACAATCAGGTTGTATGGGATTGTGTGAAGTTGAGCCAACTATAGAAGTTGCCCTCGAAGGTCAAGAACCAATAGTCTACGGGAATGTGACTCCAGAAAATGCAAAGAGAATAATTCAGTCACACGTACTTGAAGGAAAAGTCGTTTCAGACTTGGTTGTTAAAAGAGGCGAAGTTTAA
- a CDS encoding NADH-quinone oxidoreductase subunit NuoE family protein yields MAVCEQHKELYEELDAYIEKVKDKPGMLIGVLHKAQELFGWLPQEVQEHIAEKLNVPVSEVYGVVTFYNFFSTKPKGRYQIKVCLGTACYVKGGDRVMERFLEELGVKAEEVTEDGLFSVHPVRCLGACSMAPVVLIGEKDFYGKVTPDMVSKIIAAYRRGGSQ; encoded by the coding sequence GTGGCCGTATGTGAGCAACATAAAGAACTTTACGAAGAACTGGACGCTTACATTGAAAAGGTTAAAGACAAACCTGGTATGCTTATAGGTGTTCTTCACAAAGCACAAGAACTTTTTGGGTGGTTACCACAGGAAGTTCAGGAGCACATAGCGGAGAAGTTGAACGTCCCAGTATCTGAAGTTTATGGTGTCGTGACGTTTTACAATTTCTTCTCCACCAAGCCAAAGGGTAGATATCAAATAAAGGTCTGCCTTGGAACCGCTTGCTATGTTAAGGGCGGCGACAGGGTTATGGAAAGGTTCTTAGAGGAACTTGGTGTGAAGGCGGAAGAAGTAACTGAGGATGGTTTGTTCTCTGTCCATCCAGTGAGATGTCTCGGAGCTTGTAGTATGGCACCGGTTGTTTTGATTGGTGAAAAAGATTTCTATGGAAAAGTAACTCCCGACATGGTTAGTAAAATCATTGCTGCGTACAGGAGGGGTGGGTCGCAATGA
- a CDS encoding DMT family transporter has protein sequence MNNEQKKRKVLAYVFLLITLLAFSSIEVVSKPLMDKVDPFFMTSFRFLIGGLFLILFVKQDPEVKDVIPITIIGALNSIISMTSLQLAVKYSNASTAATLVASNPIFVSLFASFVLQEKYPLKKYIGIGLGFIGIFIFSLGKIKGDSWLGIFFGILAALTFGLYTVLMRKYTKKYGPLLVTAYSSLCSSFVYIALLVAFRKFAIPTQVDFVGWIIVIYLGLVVTGVAYLTYFKAMETLGATQSSRIFFLKPVVATVFALILLGETLSIFKILGMLIVLISLAL, from the coding sequence ATGAATAACGAACAGAAAAAACGTAAAGTTTTGGCTTACGTGTTTTTGTTAATCACATTGCTTGCTTTTTCAAGTATAGAAGTTGTATCCAAACCTTTGATGGACAAGGTAGACCCATTTTTCATGACCTCCTTTCGCTTTTTAATTGGCGGACTTTTTTTGATACTCTTCGTTAAGCAAGATCCGGAGGTTAAAGATGTGATTCCAATCACAATTATAGGTGCACTTAACAGTATTATTTCTATGACCTCGCTACAGTTAGCGGTGAAATACTCAAATGCCTCAACTGCTGCAACTCTTGTTGCAAGTAACCCTATTTTTGTTTCCTTATTTGCATCTTTTGTCCTGCAAGAAAAGTATCCACTGAAGAAATATATTGGTATTGGACTTGGTTTTATTGGTATATTTATTTTTAGCTTGGGAAAAATCAAAGGTGATTCATGGCTTGGTATATTCTTTGGTATTCTTGCCGCACTAACTTTTGGACTTTACACTGTTTTAATGAGAAAATATACAAAAAAATACGGTCCATTACTTGTAACTGCTTATTCATCACTTTGTTCAAGTTTTGTATACATAGCCTTACTCGTGGCTTTCAGAAAATTTGCTATTCCGACTCAAGTCGACTTCGTTGGTTGGATAATTGTTATCTATTTGGGTTTAGTGGTTACTGGAGTTGCTTATCTTACGTATTTCAAAGCCATGGAGACACTTGGTGCAACACAATCTAGCAGGATATTCTTCCTAAAACCTGTAGTTGCAACTGTTTTTGCACTAATTTTGCTTGGGGAAACGTTAAGTATTTTCAAAATCTTGGGAATGTTAATCGTGCTTATTTCACTAGCTCTTTGA
- a CDS encoding cupin domain-containing protein has product MGKVRIWKPTDDEIKEAKSWNTWSKEESTFDWYYDEPEQFYVVEGEVEVELDDGTKVKFGAGDMVRFESGVSCTWHVKKKIFKHYKMG; this is encoded by the coding sequence ATGGGAAAAGTCAGGATTTGGAAACCAACAGATGATGAAATTAAAGAAGCAAAATCATGGAATACGTGGAGCAAAGAAGAAAGCACTTTTGACTGGTATTACGATGAGCCTGAACAGTTTTACGTGGTTGAAGGTGAAGTTGAAGTTGAGCTTGATGATGGAACAAAGGTAAAATTTGGAGCAGGGGATATGGTGCGTTTTGAAAGTGGTGTATCTTGCACCTGGCACGTGAAGAAAAAGATTTTTAAACATTATAAGATGGGATAG
- a CDS encoding pyroglutamyl-peptidase I, with translation MDSENRKVTVLLTGFEPFGGEKVNPSMQIVKRLSKKHFQNIHIETLILPVSYEKSTKVLEEYYKNHYVDFVLHLGQAGGTSAIRIERVAINLLDSRHPDNDGQIKRETPILENGPDGYMTRINVREIANFLNAKKIPAFVSYTAGQYICNEVYYYSLHYSRTFGIPKYVLFIHLPFLPEQVAIKEGKKENLPSMSLELQTRAIRLLLENLERFI, from the coding sequence ATGGACTCTGAAAACAGGAAAGTAACTGTTCTTCTCACCGGCTTTGAACCTTTTGGAGGTGAAAAAGTCAATCCGAGTATGCAAATTGTAAAAAGACTATCAAAAAAGCACTTTCAAAATATACATATTGAAACATTGATACTGCCTGTCAGTTACGAGAAAAGTACGAAAGTGCTTGAAGAGTATTACAAGAATCATTATGTAGACTTTGTACTGCATTTGGGGCAAGCCGGTGGAACTTCTGCGATAAGAATTGAAAGAGTTGCGATAAATTTACTCGACTCAAGACATCCCGACAATGACGGACAGATAAAGAGAGAAACTCCCATCTTAGAGAACGGTCCTGACGGATATATGACACGTATCAATGTAAGGGAAATCGCTAATTTTCTAAATGCAAAAAAAATACCAGCTTTTGTTTCTTACACAGCGGGTCAGTATATTTGCAATGAGGTCTATTACTACTCACTCCACTATTCTAGAACTTTTGGTATACCAAAATACGTGCTATTTATACACCTTCCTTTTTTACCTGAGCAAGTAGCAATTAAAGAGGGCAAGAAGGAAAATTTACCTTCTATGTCGCTTGAATTACAGACGAGGGCTATCAGATTACTATTGGAAAACTTGGAGCGTTTCATCTGA
- a CDS encoding PP2C family protein-serine/threonine phosphatase encodes MPSDSVVILTDSPDVVQETAELLQFVGYDVRIVSDVSTILKKAGAQLILVYYRLLRNAQDVVRYIKTTGEIKDLPVIVIIEEKNYVTLLELYQIGISDYIELPIIDVELISKIALHIELKKNREKIENLYKELRDSLNLASLLQTLMLPEPVQACNGIWITSKYMPSQIVGGDIYDYFTVNEDVYLYTADISGHGIQSALLCSAVKSVIRSAAQRNLRISDIVNELQESMKTVSGYNYVTGLFLKITGNEVEYINCGHPSLITYDGETFTQMTLKSVFPIGLLDYTYTSEDCGKFELQNGLTFIAYSDGLYSIFERTRSSEDSMRLLLDFLNKEISGIMPEALPFAVASALKKRYSDLPDDYSFVAFGRTLGLNYYSENSKYETILLDQKMKELVNEIVLSASGDNYTLLINDHERYWSVVTKNVEIGRILRKLPMSITMSFDDVECVKIFK; translated from the coding sequence ATGCCAAGTGATAGTGTAGTAATCCTAACAGACAGTCCCGATGTTGTACAAGAAACAGCGGAGTTGCTGCAGTTTGTTGGTTATGATGTGAGGATTGTCTCAGATGTTAGCACAATTTTGAAAAAAGCAGGTGCTCAACTTATTCTTGTTTATTATCGGTTACTTAGAAATGCACAAGATGTCGTTAGGTATATTAAGACAACTGGTGAAATAAAGGACTTGCCCGTTATTGTGATAATTGAAGAGAAGAATTACGTCACATTGTTGGAATTATACCAAATAGGTATCTCGGACTATATCGAGTTACCAATTATCGATGTGGAACTTATATCGAAAATAGCCTTACACATCGAACTCAAAAAGAACAGGGAGAAAATAGAAAATTTATACAAGGAACTTCGAGACAGCCTCAATCTTGCCAGTTTACTTCAAACATTGATGCTGCCAGAACCAGTTCAGGCTTGTAATGGAATTTGGATAACATCGAAATACATGCCCTCACAAATAGTGGGTGGCGACATTTATGATTACTTCACCGTTAATGAAGATGTTTACCTTTACACTGCAGACATATCGGGACATGGTATTCAATCAGCTCTCTTGTGTTCTGCAGTGAAGTCCGTTATACGTTCAGCTGCGCAGAGAAATCTGCGAATATCGGATATAGTTAACGAGCTTCAAGAAAGTATGAAAACAGTCTCAGGGTATAACTATGTTACTGGACTTTTCCTAAAAATAACTGGTAACGAAGTTGAGTATATTAATTGTGGCCATCCTTCTTTGATAACTTACGATGGGGAAACATTCACTCAAATGACGTTGAAATCGGTTTTTCCTATTGGACTTTTGGATTACACATATACTAGTGAGGACTGCGGGAAATTTGAACTACAAAATGGTCTCACATTTATTGCGTACTCAGACGGTTTGTATTCCATATTCGAGCGAACAAGGTCTTCGGAGGACTCTATGCGGCTATTACTTGACTTTCTAAACAAAGAGATTTCTGGGATAATGCCTGAAGCTTTGCCGTTTGCAGTGGCCAGTGCTCTCAAAAAGCGATATTCAGATTTGCCTGATGACTATTCATTTGTTGCTTTTGGACGTACATTGGGGCTAAATTACTATTCAGAGAACTCGAAGTACGAGACAATACTTTTAGACCAAAAGATGAAAGAATTAGTGAACGAAATTGTTCTGAGTGCAAGTGGAGATAACTATACTCTCTTGATTAATGACCACGAGAGATACTGGTCAGTAGTGACCAAAAATGTTGAAATTGGACGAATTTTGAGAAAACTTCCCATGAGTATAACGATGAGCTTTGATGATGTTGAATGTGTGAAAATATTCAAGTAA